One window of the Klebsiella oxytoca genome contains the following:
- the purC gene encoding phosphoribosylaminoimidazolesuccinocarboxamide synthase has protein sequence MQKQAELYRGKAKTVYSTENPDLLILEFRNDTSAGDGARIEQFDRKGMVNNKFNHFIMSKLAEAGIPTQMEALLSDTECLVKKLDMVPVECVVRNRAAGSLVKRLGIEEGIELNPPLFDLFLKNDAMHDPMVNESYCETFGWVSKENLARMQELTYKANDVLKKLFDDAGLILVDFKLEFGLFKGEVVLGDEFSPDGSRLWDKKTMDKMDKDRFRQSLGGLIEAYEEVAHRLGVKLD, from the coding sequence ATGCAAAAGCAAGCTGAGTTGTATCGTGGTAAGGCGAAGACGGTATACAGCACCGAAAACCCGGATCTGTTGATACTCGAATTCCGTAACGATACGTCAGCAGGGGACGGCGCTCGCATCGAGCAGTTCGATCGTAAAGGCATGGTGAACAACAAGTTCAACCATTTCATTATGAGCAAGCTGGCGGAAGCGGGTATCCCGACCCAGATGGAAGCGCTGTTGTCCGATACCGAGTGTCTGGTGAAAAAGCTGGATATGGTGCCGGTGGAGTGCGTTGTGCGTAACCGTGCCGCCGGTTCGCTGGTGAAACGTTTAGGGATTGAAGAGGGCATTGAGCTGAACCCGCCGCTGTTCGATCTGTTCCTGAAAAACGACGCCATGCACGACCCGATGGTCAACGAATCCTACTGCGAAACCTTTGGCTGGGTGAGCAAAGAGAACCTGGCGCGCATGCAGGAGCTGACCTACAAAGCTAACGATGTGCTGAAAAAGCTGTTCGACGATGCTGGCCTGATCCTTGTGGACTTCAAGCTGGAGTTCGGTCTGTTTAAAGGTGAAGTGGTGCTGGGTGACGAATTCTCCCCGGACGGCAGCCGCCTGTGGGATAAAAAGACCATGGATAAAATGGACAAAGACCGTTTCCGTCAGAGCCTCGGCGGCCTGATTGAAGCATACGAAGAAGTTGCTCATCGCCTGGGCGTTAAGCTCGACTAA
- the bamC gene encoding outer membrane protein assembly factor BamC, whose amino-acid sequence MAYSVQKSRLAKVAGVSLVLLLAACSSDSRYKRQVSGDEAYLQATPLSELHAPAGMILPVQVGDYNIPVATSTGNVGKALDIRPPAQPLALVSGARTQFNGDTATLMVENGRSGSLWAQVASIVQSKNYTISKRDDASQTLTTDWVEWNRLDEDQQYRGRYQISVKQQGYQQAVVVKLVNLEQAGKPVADPVALQRYSTAMLNVISEGLDLNATSAQNAAQKNAGATFDVQSGADDTGLPMLVVRAPFNLVWQRLPGALEKVGMKVTDSSRSQGSFSVTYKPLSDSAWTDLGARDPQLASGDYKLQVGDLDNRSSLQFIDPKGHTLTQSQNDALVAVFQAALSK is encoded by the coding sequence ATGGCTTACTCAGTACAGAAGTCGCGCCTGGCGAAGGTTGCGGGTGTTTCGCTGGTTCTACTCCTCGCGGCCTGTAGTTCTGACTCGCGCTACAAGCGTCAGGTTAGCGGCGACGAGGCCTATTTGCAGGCTACGCCGCTTAGTGAACTTCACGCGCCGGCAGGAATGATTCTGCCGGTTCAGGTGGGTGACTATAATATTCCGGTTGCGACCAGCACCGGTAATGTAGGCAAAGCACTGGATATTCGTCCGCCGGCTCAGCCTCTGGCGCTGGTCAGCGGAGCACGCACGCAGTTTAACGGTGATACCGCGACGCTGATGGTGGAAAACGGCCGCAGCGGTTCTCTGTGGGCGCAGGTTGCAAGCATCGTGCAGTCGAAAAACTACACCATTTCTAAACGCGACGATGCCAGCCAGACGCTCACTACCGACTGGGTCGAGTGGAATCGCCTCGATGAGGACCAGCAGTACCGCGGTCGCTATCAAATCTCAGTTAAACAGCAGGGCTATCAGCAGGCTGTGGTGGTGAAGCTGGTAAATCTGGAGCAGGCGGGTAAACCCGTTGCCGATCCGGTTGCGCTACAGCGCTACAGTACTGCCATGCTGAACGTCATTTCCGAAGGTCTGGATCTGAACGCCACCAGCGCACAGAACGCCGCGCAGAAAAATGCCGGGGCGACCTTTGACGTGCAAAGCGGCGCTGATGATACCGGGCTGCCGATGCTGGTCGTTCGCGCGCCGTTTAACCTGGTGTGGCAGCGCCTGCCGGGCGCGCTGGAAAAAGTGGGCATGAAGGTAACCGATAGCTCCCGTTCTCAGGGCAGCTTCTCCGTGACCTACAAACCGCTATCCGACAGCGCCTGGACAGATCTGGGCGCTCGCGACCCGCAGCTGGCCTCCGGCGATTATAAACTGCAGGTAGGGGATCTCGATAACCGCAGCAGCCTGCAGTTCATCGACCCGAAAGGCCATACCCTGACGCAGTCGCAAAACGATGCCCTGGTCGCCGTATTCCAGGCTGCATTAAGTAAGTAA
- the dapA gene encoding 4-hydroxy-tetrahydrodipicolinate synthase — translation MFTGSIVALVTPMDENGNVCRSSLKKLIDYHVANGTSAIVSVGTTGESATLSHEEHGDVVMQTLELADGRIPVIAGTGANSTAEAISLTKRFNDSGVVGCLTVTPYYNRPTQEGLFQHFKAIAEHTDLPQILYNVPSRTGCDMLPETVGRLAEVKNIIGIKEATGNLSRVHQIKELVSDDFILLSGDDATGMDFMQLGGHGVISVTTNVAAREMAEMCRLALAGQFAEARAINQRLMPLHTKLFVEPNPIPVKWACKALGLVATDTLRLPMTPITENGTKVVTAALKHAGLL, via the coding sequence ATGTTTACGGGAAGTATTGTAGCGCTTGTCACGCCGATGGATGAAAACGGCAACGTTTGCCGGTCAAGCCTGAAAAAACTGATTGATTATCATGTCGCCAACGGAACCTCGGCGATCGTTTCGGTAGGTACTACCGGAGAGTCCGCAACATTGAGCCATGAAGAGCATGGTGACGTGGTTATGCAGACGCTGGAACTGGCCGACGGGCGTATCCCGGTCATTGCCGGTACCGGTGCAAATTCAACCGCGGAGGCGATCAGCCTGACCAAGCGGTTCAACGATAGCGGTGTGGTTGGCTGCCTGACGGTAACGCCTTATTACAACCGTCCGACTCAGGAAGGCTTGTTCCAACACTTTAAAGCTATTGCAGAACATACTGACCTGCCGCAAATCCTGTATAATGTACCGTCCCGTACCGGTTGCGATATGCTGCCTGAAACCGTCGGTCGTCTGGCGGAAGTCAAAAATATTATCGGTATTAAGGAAGCAACGGGGAACTTAAGCCGCGTTCATCAGATCAAAGAGCTGGTTTCAGATGACTTTATTCTGCTGAGCGGCGATGACGCGACCGGAATGGACTTTATGCAGCTTGGCGGTCATGGCGTGATTTCCGTAACGACTAACGTTGCGGCGCGTGAAATGGCCGAGATGTGCCGACTGGCGCTAGCAGGTCAATTTGCCGAAGCTCGTGCGATTAACCAGCGTCTGATGCCATTGCATACCAAATTATTTGTCGAACCCAACCCTATCCCGGTCAAATGGGCCTGTAAGGCGTTGGGTCTTGTGGCGACCGATACGCTACGCTTGCCGATGACCCCGATTACCGAAAACGGTACTAAGGTCGTTACCGCAGCGCTGAAGCATGCCGGTTTGCTGTAA